The Papaver somniferum cultivar HN1 chromosome 3, ASM357369v1, whole genome shotgun sequence genome includes a region encoding these proteins:
- the LOC113360593 gene encoding uncharacterized protein LOC113360593: MVAPTCRELQDTNNRQQGEIDSLHQKVNQLALQLNTTSTKEDVQTVKMEVEKIIQSLRSEFEKTLRSQLTNFFSHNPYPGEAEGSTGGYAHTEGNDLFAHTNIRNPHSINHIPKLDFPRFDGENPKSWIQKCEYYFQMQGVPDVNRTRMAAIHLDGKATKWYANLCITQPHISWTCFCENIYARFENPAHDNIVGLFNKLVQLTTVEAYFEEFEYLKALLLSVHPHFPETYFIDSFIGGLKEELRGSVLMFNPQTLLNAFSLARMQEQTLSLQHRVTKYPQKQIHTPINSSRPSTSASFTSTPPPHPAPTPPVPKSNTIIPLKKLTPEQVQSRKAQGLCFNCDDYYRRGHICKKQYLCVLIDEEPSGSSEQEDGLIMDTEEVPAVESDMEISLHALTGTVSADTIRIPGILHKNPISILIDTSSTNSFIDSALAKELQCPVTHTASLLVTVANGEKIISSGICSQLNWSMQGHKFCGDLRLIPLGGCDIVLGADWLRNLGDVLFNLSKLCITFTYKGRKITLTGAPQKSSLSMMSGSTVRKFLQKHSHGLVGQLFSISSQPPPSPPPQISSLLTHYKDVFHVPTKLPPTRALDHKIPLKPNSEPVNLRPYRSPYLQKAVKYNSWRFCVDYRKLNSLTIKDKFPIPVIDELLDELHGSKFFTKLDLKSGYHQIRVSPYDIHKTAFRTHHGHFEFKVMPFGLTNAPATFQALMNHIFQDHLRSFILVFFDDILVYSPTMDSHLIHLQTTLDILRANQLTANFSKCSFGQPEIEYLGHIITGNGVMADPAKISAMVDWPVPTNITGMRGFWVLLDTIGSL; encoded by the exons ATGGTTGCTCCGACGTGCAGAGAATTACAGGATACTAACAATAGACAACAGGGAGAAATCGATTCCTTACATCAAAAGGTTAATCAGCTAGCCTTACAACTCAATACAACATCGACTAAGGAGGATGTACAAACAGTGAAGATGGAGGTTGAAAAGATTATACAGTCTCTTCGATCTGAATTCGAGAAGACTTTGAGATCTCAGCTGACAAATTTTTTTTCTCACAATCCATATCCGGGGGAAGCAGAAGGTTCTACAGGTGGTTATGCTCATACTGAAGGTAACGATTTGTTTGCTCACACCAACATTCGTAACCCTCACTCAATTAATCATATTCCTAAGCTCGATTTCCCTAGATTCGACGGAGAGAACCCAAAAAGTTGGATACAGAAATGTGAGTATTATTTTCAGATGCAAGGCGTTCCAGACGTCAATCGAACACGAATGGCTGCTATTCATCTGGATGGAAAAGCAACTAAGTGGTATGCCAATCTCTGTATTACCCAACCCCATATTTCTTGGACTTGCTTTTGTGAAAATATTTATGCTCGTTTTGAGAACCCAGCTCATGATAATATTGTGGGTTTATTCAATAAGTTGGTTCAGTTGACTACAGTTGAGGcttattttgaagaatttgaataTTTGAAGGCATTGTTATTGAGTGTTCACCCACACTTCCCTGAAACTTACTTTATAGATAGTTTCATTGGTGGCCTGAAGGAAGAACTAAGGGGTTCAGTACTAATGTTTAACCCACAGACATTGTTAAATGCTTTTTCCCTTGCTAGAATGCAAGAACAAACACTGAGCTTACAGCATAGGGTGACCAAGTACCCACAAAAACAAATTCATACACCCATTAATTCTAGCAGGCCCTCCACTTCAGCCTCCTTCACCTCAACGCCACCTCCTCACCCAGCTCCTACTCCACCAGTTCCAAAGTCTAATACCATCATTCCACTTAAAAAACTTACACCTGAACAAGTGCAATCCAGGAAGGCCCAAGGCTTATGTTTCAATTGTGATGATTATTATAGACGAGGTCACATTTGCAAGAAACAATATCTTTGTGTTCTGATTGATGAAGAACCTTCAGGCAGTTCAGAGCAAGAGGATGGGTTAATTATGGACACAGAGGAAGTACCTGCTGTAGAAAGTGATATGGAGATCTCCTTGCATGCCCTGACAGGGACTGTATCGGCTGATACCATTAGAATTCCTGGTATACTGCACAAGAATCCCATCTCTATCCTCATTGATACAAGTAGCACTAACAGTTTCATTGACAGTGCTCTGGCAAAGGAACTCCAATGTCCAGTGACCCACACTGCTAGCTTACTAGTGACTGTGgccaatggagagaaaataataagcTCAGGTATATGTTCtcaacttaattggtcaatgcaGGGACATAAATTTTGTGGGGACTTACGACTAATTCCATTGGGGGGTTGTGACATTGTTTTGGGGGCTGACTGGCTCAGAAATTTGGGTGATGTCTTATTCAATCTTTCCAAGCTCTGTATTACATTCACATATAAGGGTAGGAAGATCACTCTTACTGGAGCTCCACAAAAATCTTCTCTGAGCATGATGAGTGGTTCAACAGTTAGGAAATTCCTTCAAAAACACTCACATGGGTTGGTAGGCCAATTATTCTCCATCTCTTCCCAACctcctccttcaccaccaccccaaatttcttccttgttaactcATTACAAGGATGTCTTTCATGTGCCAACAAAACTTCCTCCTACAAGGGCCCTAGACCATAAAATACCATTGAAACCAAACTCAGAACCAGTTAATCTCAGGCCTTACAGATCCCCCTATTTGCAGAAGGCAGTG AAATACAACTCTTGGAGGTTCTGTGTAGACTATAGGAAACTCAACAGTCTCACCATCAAGGATAAATTTCCCATTCCAGTCATTGATGAGCTCCTAGATGAACTGCATGGTTCCAAATTTTTTACCAAGCTTGATCTTAAGTCAGGTTATCATCAAATTAGAGTCTCCCCTTATGATATACACAAGACTGCCTTCAGGACTCACCATGGGCATTTTGAATTCAAGGTTATGCCATTTGGCCTCACTAATGCTCCTGCTACATTTCAAGCTCTTATGAATCACATTTTTCAAGATCACCTCAGATCATTTATACTGGTGTTTTTTGATGATATATTGGTTTACAGTCCAACCATGGATTCTCACTTAATTCACCTCCAAACCACATTGGACATTCTCAGGGCAAACCAGTTAACTGCCAACTTTTCTAAATGCTCATTTGGGCAGCCTGAGATTGAATACTTAGGCCACATCATTACAGGCAATGGAGTTATGGCTGACCCAGCCAAAATCTCAGCTATGGTGGATTGGCCTGTGCCCACCAACATTACAGGGATGAGAGGTTTTTGGGTCTTACTGGATACTATAGGAAGTTTGTGA